One stretch of Pseudomonas sp. NC02 DNA includes these proteins:
- a CDS encoding MaoC/PaaZ C-terminal domain-containing protein: MDYVTQIIDPPPSRSRLLLDGVLGLRKPKLEGEPTLPKERLVRSAVELSAQGIAAYGRACGFRHEQGVPLSYPHVLAFPLHLMLLTRPSFPYPASGMVHLANRIRQHRRLEAGQALRLEVYCERWVAHPKGQALSIATRGYSAGALIWESDSLYLRRDVNAPVGEPWDDALPLQEEGLLRTQRWVLPADLGRRFARVSGDFNPIHTSVIGAKLFGFRRAIAHGMWTLGRALAAQQPPGGLDQAEAHCDFKLPIFLPGQVALWNVPPTGPRREFEVRNFAGDKPHMRGLFIWNETDR; the protein is encoded by the coding sequence ATGGACTATGTGACGCAGATTATTGACCCGCCGCCCTCGCGGTCGCGGCTGTTGCTGGACGGGGTATTGGGGCTGCGCAAACCGAAGCTGGAAGGCGAGCCGACGTTGCCGAAAGAACGCCTGGTGCGTTCGGCCGTCGAGCTGTCTGCCCAAGGGATCGCGGCTTACGGTCGGGCCTGTGGTTTCCGCCATGAGCAAGGCGTGCCGCTGTCCTATCCCCATGTGCTGGCGTTCCCCTTGCACCTGATGCTGCTGACCCGCCCGAGTTTCCCGTACCCGGCCAGCGGCATGGTGCATTTGGCCAATCGCATCCGCCAGCATCGACGGCTGGAGGCGGGCCAGGCCTTGCGCCTGGAGGTGTATTGCGAACGCTGGGTCGCCCATCCGAAAGGCCAGGCCCTGAGCATCGCCACCCGTGGCTACAGCGCGGGCGCCCTGATATGGGAGAGCGACAGCCTGTACCTGCGCCGTGACGTAAACGCGCCGGTTGGCGAGCCGTGGGACGACGCGTTGCCCTTGCAGGAAGAAGGTTTGCTGCGCACTCAACGCTGGGTGCTGCCGGCGGATCTGGGGCGGCGTTTCGCCAGGGTCTCGGGGGATTTCAATCCGATTCACACCTCGGTGATTGGCGCCAAACTCTTCGGCTTTCGCCGGGCCATCGCCCACGGCATGTGGACCCTTGGCCGCGCCCTGGCCGCCCAGCAACCCCCCGGCGGACTGGACCAGGCCGAGGCCCATTGCGACTTCAAGCTGCCGATCTTCCTGCCCGGCCAGGTGGCGCTGTGGAACGTTCCGCCAACCGGCCCGCGCCGTGAGTTTGAAGTGCGCAATTTCGCCGGTGACAAACCCCATATGCGTGGGCTGTTTATCTGGAATGAGACCGATCGATGA
- a CDS encoding 3-oxoacyl-ACP reductase, giving the protein MSDSYLSFVNSPWGAWLARTAGLPQPLALQRHRSGQQGLANPVIVAGVGRLGAQIQRIFTATDTVTATAATLKAPSTVKVQGAVFDASDIADLKQLDELYEFFHANARRLGQHARVVVLGTAPELCKDLPQAIAQRALEGLVRSLAKELRRAITVQLIYVAPGAEDGLESSLRFFLSRRSAYVSGQVVRLEKPVDSPTEINWDKPLGGRRALVTGASRGIGLAIAQVLARDGAHVVCVDVPQAQDSLQKAAGSVAGTALALDITATDAAQQLHAHVSQHGAFDVVVHNAGITRDKTIAKMTETAWRSVLAVNLEAPLHLSTALLESQGLNPGGRIVCVSSISGIAGNLGQSNYATSKAGVIGLVQGLAPQAAAQQVTVNAVAPGFIETQMTAKIPLMIREAGRRMNSMSQGGQPIDVAETIAWLAHPASGGVNGQVVRVCGQSLLGA; this is encoded by the coding sequence GGGGGTAGGGCGCCTGGGGGCGCAAATCCAGCGCATCTTCACCGCCACCGACACAGTGACCGCCACCGCTGCGACCCTCAAGGCACCCTCCACGGTCAAGGTCCAGGGCGCGGTGTTCGACGCCAGCGACATCGCCGACCTCAAGCAGTTGGACGAGCTCTACGAATTCTTCCACGCCAACGCCAGGCGCCTTGGGCAGCACGCCCGGGTGGTGGTGCTCGGCACCGCGCCGGAGTTGTGCAAGGACCTGCCCCAGGCCATTGCCCAGCGTGCCCTTGAGGGCCTGGTGCGTTCGTTGGCCAAGGAGTTGCGCCGGGCGATCACCGTGCAGTTGATCTACGTCGCACCGGGTGCCGAGGACGGGCTGGAAAGCAGCCTGCGGTTCTTCCTGTCGCGGCGCTCGGCCTATGTTTCGGGGCAGGTGGTGCGCCTCGAAAAACCCGTCGATAGCCCAACCGAAATCAACTGGGACAAACCCCTCGGCGGCCGCCGTGCCCTGGTCACCGGCGCCTCCCGTGGCATCGGCCTGGCAATCGCCCAGGTGCTGGCCCGCGATGGAGCCCATGTGGTCTGCGTGGATGTGCCCCAGGCCCAGGATTCGCTGCAAAAGGCGGCCGGCAGTGTCGCAGGCACCGCACTGGCGCTGGACATCACCGCCACCGATGCCGCGCAGCAGTTGCACGCCCATGTCAGCCAACACGGTGCATTCGACGTGGTGGTGCACAACGCCGGGATTACCCGTGACAAGACCATCGCCAAGATGACTGAGACCGCGTGGCGCAGCGTACTGGCGGTCAACCTGGAAGCACCGTTGCACCTGAGCACGGCGCTGCTGGAAAGCCAGGGCCTGAATCCGGGCGGGCGGATCGTGTGTGTCTCATCAATTTCCGGTATCGCCGGCAACCTCGGGCAAAGCAACTACGCCACCTCCAAGGCCGGGGTGATCGGACTGGTACAAGGCCTGGCCCCGCAGGCGGCGGCGCAGCAAGTGACGGTGAATGCCGTGGCACCGGGCTTTATCGAAACCCAGATGACCGCGAAGATCCCGCTGATGATTCGCGAAGCGGGGCGGCGGATGAACTCGATGTCCCAGGGCGGGCAACCCATCGACGTGGCAGAAACCATCGCCTGGCTGGCGCATCCGGCATCCGGCGGGGTCAATGGCCAGGTGGTGCGGGTCTGCGGCCAAAGCCTGTTGGGAGCCTGA